The Spirulina subsalsa PCC 9445 region TGCCGCAGGGGCTACGTTCCCAGCCCAAAATCTGACTAAAGCGCATCAGGAGTAAATCTTCCCCATTGTAAACATTAAAGAGGGTGCCATTCAGATTAGAGGCGGCATAACTCCAGTTTTTAGTGCGATCGCGCTGAATCATCCCCCCCAACAAAATCACATCCTTTAAAATAGGTTTAGCTTCAAACCATTCTCGCATGGCATAGTAAGCAATTCTTGACCCTAAAGAACAGCCCATCAACGAAACCACCGGCACCGGAATTTCTTGAGCAATTAACTTCGGTAAAAAACTTTTGCCAATACGTTTGACATAACTACGGTGTCTTTGCCAGTAGGGGAGCGCTTCGCTTCCCAACTGAGACAACAACTCCAAAGACGGGCTAAACTGGGCAACATCCCACCATAAATAATAAATCGATCCTTGCCAGCCTGCTTGTCTTAAAATAGTCCACCATTGGTAATTTTCCGCTAAGGTATCCCCTCGATCTGACAAATAACCATCAACAAATATAAGAGCCTCTGCTTGACCTAAAGACGGCTCAATATTAATTAAATAGGGTTTATCCATGTTAGCTTAGTTCATCACATCACCACTTAAGAACGGCGGCTTCTATGCCTTGTTCACGGCGAATTTTACTATCCTTTTCAAACCACTGGATAATCTGTTGATGAGATAATTCGGCAATGGGAACTTGATAATCTTGGGCAATAACTTGTAATAAACGGAGGGAAGAAATCGTCAGACGAGTTAAGAACTTCTCAGAAGACGAGAGCAACGCCTGATCCACATCGGCGGATTCTTCGACGGACAGGAATTGAACCCCGGGTTGCTGAAATTCTGTCATAGAACTTTAAATTTAGACCTGTGTAGGCTGCATCTTGTTCCATTTTGACACAGAAGACCGGAAACCCGACAGGATAGCGTGGGAATTAGCCTTACCACAACACGACTCGACAAGAATCCCTGGGGTAATCTGCTTAATCTTCGTCCCAGTCTTCGCGCCCCATTAAGTCAATAACGCGATCGCGCAACAAATAACCATGACGTTCTAACTCACATTCCACCCAAGCCCATTCTCGTCCCGGGATAAACTGACACAGAGCGTAAATCGGCTGTTTGCGGCTCAATTTACCGTTCCAAACCAAATGGCGCACCTCTTCCCGAATCACATCGATAGAGTATTGAACGGATTGAAGCATTGCTGACCTCCTAGATCGGTCATTAAGGTATTAAATCGAGCTTTCTTATCCTAGAAATATTCAGTAACATTAGATACGAAATCTCTGTATTTCTTAATTTTCTGTGATTTTGCGGAGAAATGATAAGTATATTTACCATTTTTAATAAATGATCAAATCCCAAGCCCCCACTAATCCTGAGAACAAGCCAACTGAATCAATTGATCCACCAACTCCGGAAAGGGAACCCCCGTCGCCTCCCATAACTGAGGATACATACTGGTTGCCGTAAAACCCGGTAAGGTGTTCACCTCATTAATTAACACCTCCCCCGTAGACTCCACATAGAAAAAATCCACCCGCGCTAATCCCGCACAGTCTAGCGTCGTGAACGCCTGAACCGCCATCTCCTGAATCCTTTGGGTCACAGACTCCGGGAGAGGGGCAGGAATCGTTAAATCCGCTCGTCCGGCCGTATATTTCGTTTCGTAGTCGTAGAAATCACTGTTAAAGCTAATTTCACCCACAACAGACGCTTTCGGTTGCTCTTTTCCCAAAACGGCACATTCCACCTCCCGCGCTGTCACACCCGCCTCAATAATAATCCGGCGGTCGTAACTGGCGGCACTGTCTAAGGCCGCTTCTAACTCGCTACGGGTGCGGACTTTGCTAATACCGACAGAAGAACCTAGATTAGCCGGTTTAACAAAACAGGGGTAGCCTAATTTCGCCTCAATCTCATCGCAGAGTTTGGGGAAGACACAGGGATTAGACCAGACTTGAGAACGAGTCACCCCCATATATTTCACTTGGGGAAGTCCCGCTTGACCAAAAACCCCCTTCATGGCCAACTTATCCATCCCCACGGCAGATCCGAGTACCCCACTCCCCACACAGGGAACCTGCATTAAGGTTAATAACCCCTGTATCGTGCCATCTTCACCATTGGGGCCGTGGAGGATGGGAAACCAGACCTCAATTTCTGACGCTTCTGGGGGGAATTGCCAGAGTTGGGCGGGCTGGATTTCCGTTTCTGGGAGGGGTGTTCCTTGGGCTAAGACTTCTTGGGAGACGGCGGGGGGATGCCAGACTCCGTTTTTATCAATATAAAAGAGGATGAGGCTATATTTGCTTTGATTTTCGGGGGCGGTAATGCCGCGTGCGATCGCCCGGGCTGAGGCAATAGACACCTCATGCTCTCCCGACCGCCCCCCAAACAAAAGACCGACTTTTAACTGCGTCATCTTTTCTTCTCCTCACCCAGTCACGGGATTTAAGGCGTATTCTACCAGAAATATGGCGTGGGAATGCTCCCGACTGAGGAGATAATCGCCTCTACCATGGATAGGCTACCTGAACCCGTCACAAGAATCTCCCTCTATAGCACACCTTAGAGCGAGAGTATATCAAGGGTTGAGAGTTTCCATCACACGCTGATAAAACCAACGGTTGCGCGCTCGATGTTCTTCTAAAATATCTGGATAAACTAGGGCTTTTTTAACTACTGTCTGCCATTCACTGAGATCACAACCGTATTTATTTTTATAGCGCAAGTCAATCACAAATTTATTTAAAAATGTCTCCTTAAACGGACGAAAATAAAACCCTTTCTGTCGCCATTCCTGCACCGGATAAACCCCGGGCAAATACTTCAATGTCATAAATTTAGTGCTAAAGGGAAACATCACCACTTTACGCCCTAACAGAGTTCCCCAATAGGCCCCATGAAAGGAACTGGTTAAAATCGTTTCTCCCGAAGCCAAAAAATCCAGAATTTCCCCTAAATCGGCTGAGGCGTTGGTAGTATGGGGAAAACCGGGTAGAGAAATCTGGAATTTTTTATGAGAAAATACAACAAATTCATGTTGTGGGGAGCGTTTTTGCTCAAAACCGGGGTGCATACAAGTCACACAAGGCACCCAATCATAAGCAAAGCCATAATCTCGAATTCCTACTAAATCAAAGGAGTCTAAATAATCGCCATAGTTAAAAGTTGTTTTGACTTTATTCAGTTGTTCCGGCAGTGAGTCAGAATCTCGGCGAGTTCCACTATAAATCTGTTGACCAATCCCCCAAGCGATACGCTTTCCCCCGGAGCGCGGAAAGACTTCCTCTAGATTTTTATAACAAGGTTTAAAGGTTTCATATAATAATCCACCCCCTCCGACAATCAGATGTTTTTGCTGGATTTTCTCGACGGTTTCTAGTGTTACTGAATCCTGAACTCCTGCCTCGGGGGGATTAAATGATGGGTTGAGGTAATGAATATCTAATTTCCTATTCTCCATTCCGGTAAAGGGAAAATAGGTTATGGGAGAGGACATTAAATCCCCTACATTTTTGAGGTCGAGAACATGGGAGTGGATTATTGTAGTCATGGGATATGGGTAATAGGTAATGGGCAATCTTAACAAGTTGAGGCTCAACGTTAGAAGTCAAGGGAACGGGGAACAGGGAACAGGGGGGAGTGTCGTCCAATTTATTGGACGCTATATATGGGACTTGACACAATGCACACAAGCTTAACTTGTTAAGGTTGGGTAATAGGTAATGACAAATAGGGAATATTGGCAAAAAATCCCCCTCAAAGTGTTATAGCTTATCCCGATAAACCGCAGACTAAAACAATCACGGCCGGGGCAACAATAACCATGAGTAAATTTAATGGCCCCCCCACTCGCAAGAAGTCTAAAAATTTATATCCTCCCGGCCCGTAAACCATTGTATTAGTTTGATACCCAATGGGGGTGGCAAAACTATTAGACGCGGCTAACATCACCGCAAACATGAAGGCAAAGGGGTTTAAACTTAGGGTTTGAGCCACTTTAACCGCTACGGGTAACATGAGAACCACTGAGGCATTATTAGACAAAATTTCCGTTAATATTGAGGTGACTAAAAAGAAAAAGACCAAAATCCAGTAACCGGATAAACTGCCGCCTAAACTGACTAAATGATCCGCTAACCATTGGGTTGTTCCTGATTTATCCATAGCGATGCCGAGGGGAATAAGACCCGCTAATAAAAAGATAATATCCCAACGCACCGCCCCGTAAATTTCACCGGGTTTTAAACACCCTGTTACAACCATTAAGATCACGCCAGCTAGGGAACTAACGAGAATCGGCACAATGTCAAAGGCAGCAACTAATACAACCGCTACACCAATCCCAATGGCGATCGCCGCTTTCTCAGTGCGCAACATCTCCACATCTCGTTCTTCCAGCACCAACAATTCCCGCGTTGTTTGTAACCCGATAAAACTTTCTTTCGGGCCTTGTACTAATAACAAGTCCCCAAACTTTAACGGCACTTTCCCTAAACGACCTTGCACCAATTCCGCGCCGCGACGAATCGCTAAAATTGTGGCATTATACCGTTGTCGGAAGCGCATATCTTTTAATGTTGTTCCCACGAGACGAGAGTTAGACAGAATCAAAACTTCGGCAATTTTTTCTTCACCGGAACTTAATGTAGACTCAATCTCTTGGTCATTAAATTGAACATCGGCTAAGATTTCTAACCCCCGTTCATCCCGAATTTTTAATAAATCCGCCTTGGTACTCCGCACAACCAAAATATCACCAGCATCTAATACTTTATCGGCTAAAGGTTGAGGAAAGCGAGTTTTATTGCGGATTAGTTCTAACACATCTAAATCAAACTTACGCTGGATTTCACTTTCCCGTAAGGTTTGACCAATTAAAGTAGAACGGGGGGTTAAAACTAACTCGCTGACATATTCTTTGAGTTGATAATCCTCCGCAATACTACTCTCAGTGTTTTTCTCTCGATTGGGTAACAGATAGGGACTGAGAAAAATAATATAAATTAATCCCACTGAAAAGGTAATAATACTAATTGGAGTAAACTGGAAAATGCTAAATTCTGAATAGCCTAATTGAGCGGATAAACCACTAGCTAATACATTAGTCGATGTACCGATTAAGGTTAACGTTCCCCCTAAAATCGTGCAGTACGACAGAGGAATCATAATCTTAGAAACGGGGATTTTTTGTTGACGACACCAAGTTTCAACAATGGGCAGAAACACCGCGACGACAGCCGTATTATTAATAAACGCGCTAATCGGCCCGACTAACAT contains the following coding sequences:
- a CDS encoding DUF726 domain-containing protein — translated: MDKPYLINIEPSLGQAEALIFVDGYLSDRGDTLAENYQWWTILRQAGWQGSIYYLWWDVAQFSPSLELLSQLGSEALPYWQRHRSYVKRIGKSFLPKLIAQEIPVPVVSLMGCSLGSRIAYYAMREWFEAKPILKDVILLGGMIQRDRTKNWSYAASNLNGTLFNVYNGEDLLLMRFSQILGWERSPCGIKPIREVHPQILNIDAAPLMKTASYSPKNYLSVLSQILKSSHP
- a CDS encoding DUF4327 family protein, whose translation is MLQSVQYSIDVIREEVRHLVWNGKLSRKQPIYALCQFIPGREWAWVECELERHGYLLRDRVIDLMGREDWDED
- a CDS encoding D-alanine--D-alanine ligase family protein, producing the protein MTQLKVGLLFGGRSGEHEVSIASARAIARGITAPENQSKYSLILFYIDKNGVWHPPAVSQEVLAQGTPLPETEIQPAQLWQFPPEASEIEVWFPILHGPNGEDGTIQGLLTLMQVPCVGSGVLGSAVGMDKLAMKGVFGQAGLPQVKYMGVTRSQVWSNPCVFPKLCDEIEAKLGYPCFVKPANLGSSVGISKVRTRSELEAALDSAASYDRRIIIEAGVTAREVECAVLGKEQPKASVVGEISFNSDFYDYETKYTAGRADLTIPAPLPESVTQRIQEMAVQAFTTLDCAGLARVDFFYVESTGEVLINEVNTLPGFTATSMYPQLWEATGVPFPELVDQLIQLACSQD
- a CDS encoding SLC13 family permease: MEIILTVLVIVGALIGFISEVLPVDLIALIVAIVLMILGLVTPQEGISGFGNTATITVMAMFILSAGIAKTGVIQIIRDWLIKWSGDNPRQQIFVMGMLVGPISAFINNTAVVAVFLPIVETWCRQQKIPVSKIMIPLSYCTILGGTLTLIGTSTNVLASGLSAQLGYSEFSIFQFTPISIITFSVGLIYIIFLSPYLLPNREKNTESSIAEDYQLKEYVSELVLTPRSTLIGQTLRESEIQRKFDLDVLELIRNKTRFPQPLADKVLDAGDILVVRSTKADLLKIRDERGLEILADVQFNDQEIESTLSSGEEKIAEVLILSNSRLVGTTLKDMRFRQRYNATILAIRRGAELVQGRLGKVPLKFGDLLLVQGPKESFIGLQTTRELLVLEERDVEMLRTEKAAIAIGIGVAVVLVAAFDIVPILVSSLAGVILMVVTGCLKPGEIYGAVRWDIIFLLAGLIPLGIAMDKSGTTQWLADHLVSLGGSLSGYWILVFFFLVTSILTEILSNNASVVLMLPVAVKVAQTLSLNPFAFMFAVMLAASNSFATPIGYQTNTMVYGPGGYKFLDFLRVGGPLNLLMVIVAPAVIVLVCGLSG